In Verrucomicrobiota bacterium, a single window of DNA contains:
- a CDS encoding GIY-YIG nuclease family protein, with protein sequence MNERADFYVYLYVDPRNFEEFYYGKGCGGRKESHLKDNGPSEKAERIAAIRKEGLEPIVRVIAKGLSAAEALLVETTLIWKLGRNLTNQSAGHYSSHFRPQHTMHMKLPGFDFHNSIYYVNVSEGPQRSWDDCMCFGFIAAGHGRNWSEQLERLQPGDVVAAYQRQCGFLGVGIVQQRSLAVKRFRFKGKPLPRHKLAQPGLFENADDPERAQYLVAIDWQKTAPKPGHFRKNSGLYTPQRVVASLATQPITRAFIEEAFEVSLDQLAADTRPVEAG encoded by the coding sequence ATGAACGAGCGTGCCGATTTCTACGTGTATCTCTATGTTGATCCTCGTAACTTCGAGGAATTCTACTACGGCAAAGGCTGCGGCGGGCGCAAAGAGAGCCATTTGAAAGATAACGGCCCGTCAGAAAAGGCCGAGCGCATCGCAGCAATTCGCAAAGAGGGGCTAGAGCCTATCGTCCGTGTCATCGCCAAGGGGCTTTCGGCTGCCGAGGCGCTGCTTGTCGAAACCACTCTGATTTGGAAGCTGGGACGGAATTTGACCAACCAAAGTGCGGGTCACTATTCCAGCCATTTCCGGCCGCAGCATACGATGCACATGAAGTTGCCCGGTTTCGATTTCCACAACAGTATTTATTATGTCAATGTAAGCGAAGGGCCGCAGCGCTCTTGGGACGACTGTATGTGCTTTGGATTTATTGCGGCTGGGCATGGTCGGAACTGGAGTGAGCAACTCGAACGCCTGCAACCCGGCGATGTTGTCGCGGCCTATCAGCGTCAATGCGGGTTTTTGGGTGTCGGCATAGTGCAGCAACGCTCCCTAGCTGTGAAACGATTCCGTTTCAAAGGGAAACCGCTTCCACGACACAAACTTGCTCAACCTGGGCTTTTCGAGAACGCCGACGACCCAGAGCGAGCGCAGTATCTCGTGGCTATTGACTGGCAGAAAACAGCGCCCAAACCCGGCCACTTCCGAAAAAATAGCGGTCTCTACACACCACAACGCGTGGTTGCTTCGTTAGCAACTCAACCAATTACACGAGCCTTCATCGAAGAAGCTTTTGAGGTCTCGCTTGATCAACTGGCAGCCGACACGCGCCCCGTAGAAGCTGGTTGA